In a genomic window of Candidatus Sericytochromatia bacterium:
- a CDS encoding GTP-binding protein, translated as MARQKFERNKTHVNIGTIGHVDHGKTTLTAAITMTLAALGQAEAKRYDEIDAAPEEKARGITINTAHVEYET; from the coding sequence ATGGCACGGCAAAAGTTCGAGCGTAACAAGACGCACGTGAACATCGGCACCATCGGGCACGTCGACCATGGCAAGACCACGTTGACGGCTGCGATCACGATGACGTTGGCCGCGTTGGGCCAGGCGGAAGCAAAGCGTTACGACGAGATCGACGCGGCGCCGGAAGAGAAGGCTCGCGGTATCACGATCAACACGGCTCACGTGGAGTACGAGACGG